A genome region from Melospiza melodia melodia isolate bMelMel2 chromosome 28, bMelMel2.pri, whole genome shotgun sequence includes the following:
- the LOC134430237 gene encoding cyclin-dependent kinase 18-like translates to MFQLLRGLAYCHGRKILHRDLKPQNLLINERGELKLADFGLARAKSVPTKTYSNEVVTLWYRPPDVLLGSTEYSTPIDMWGVGCIHYEMVTGRPMFPGSTVKEELHLIFRLLGTPTEDTWPGITSNEEFKAYNFSQYRAQPLINHAPRLDSEGVDLLTNLLLYRAKGRISAEAALQHPYFRSLGERVHLLPDTASIFSLKEIQLQKDPGHRGSAFQHSARGKNRRQSIF, encoded by the exons ATGTTCCAGCTGCTCCGCGGCCTGGCTTATTGCCACGGCAGGAAAATCCTGCACCGAGACCTCAAACCCCAGAACCTGCTCATCAACGAGCGGGGCGAGCTCAAGCTGGCTGATTTTG GGTTAGCCAGGGCCAAGTCTGTCCCCACAAAAACCTACTCCAACGAGGTGGTGACGCTGTGGTACCGGCCCCCcgatgtcctgctgggctccaccGAGTACTCCACGCCCATCGACATGTG ggGTGTCGGCTGCATCCACTACGAGATGGTGACGGGCCGGCCGATGTTCCCGGGCTCCACGGTGAAGGAGGAGCTGCACCTCATCTTCCGCCTGCTGG GAACCCCCACAGAGGACACCTGGCCTGGGATAACGTCCAACGAGGAGTTCAAGGCTTACAACTTCAGCCAGTACCGAGCCCAGCCCCTGATCAATCACGCCCCAAG GCTGGACTCGGAAGGCGTCGACCTGCTGACAAATCTGCTGCTG TACAGAGCCAAGGGCCGGATCTCAGCCGAGGCCGCCCTGCAGCACCCCTACTTCAGGAGCCTGGGCGAGCGCGTGCACCTCCTGCCTGACA ccgccTCCATCTTCTCCCTGAAGGAGATCCAGCTGCAGAAGGACCCCGGGCACCGCGGCTCGGCCTTCCAGCACTCGG cccgcgGCAAGAACAGGAGGCAGAGCATCTTCTGA